DNA sequence from the Vicia villosa cultivar HV-30 ecotype Madison, WI linkage group LG3, Vvil1.0, whole genome shotgun sequence genome:
CTAGCTCTTACATTGAAGTTATATAAGTATCATACTTGACAATTGCAAGATGTTTTTAGGTTCAGAAGAAAACAACGAGAGTAAGAAAGGAAAGTCGCTATCAATCAATGAGTATACGAAACTTGCCCTATAGTATATTTCCATTAGAAGactaaaataattgttttatttgatgatgatgtttgtatTATTTGTTTAATATGTCAGGATCATGAAGAAACTGAAGAGATATGGGGTTTCTGGAATCCTATCCTATGGACTTTTAAACACGGCATACTATCTCACAACGTTTCTTTTTGTGTGGTTTGTGAACATTTGTGCCTCTTAGCAACAAACTCAACAGTATAGTATAATAGTACTTATATTTGAAATTTGATAACACGTGTTTGTTAGGTTTTACATTGCTCCGGCTCCTGGAAAGATGGGTTATCGTCCAGCTGTAGAAAGGTAAGAACACATTCCTTTTAGTTTTATCACTTATGACTTGTTGAAATGATCTTAAAAAACTTCACGGTGATGTAGATTTCTCAAACTGTTGGCGATGGTTTGGGCCGGTAGTCAAGTCACAAAGCTTCTAAGAGCCGCCGGGTGAGCTGCCTGAACCCGTTTACATTGTTAACTGTCCAACGCGCTTTGTGTCCTAAGCCCAAAATTTTGAACTATTATGCATCAATTTGTGAGGTTAGTACAATGACAACCAATTGAAAGAGTGGAGTTACTTCTTATGCAGAGCATTGGCACTAGCGCCGTTTGTTGACAGAGGATTGACCTGGTTTACTAATAAGTTTAAGTTTCAATCACAAGGGAAGGTAACTTACAATAGCTTTTTTTCGGGttgattttttacattttttgtataattttctGAATTACTTAAATTGACAATATCCAGGCTTTCGCGGCAATAGTTGGATTCTGTTTTGGATTGGCCCTCATTGTATTTTTGGTCATCACACTACTTTGGGCCTGAATGCAATTTTGCTACTCGAGAGGACGTCCAAATGTATAAAACATGGTCTTGAATTTTGAGTTTGTTACATATGCTCAAATTCCGCCTTCAGAATCAGTGCACTGTTATAAAGAAGAATGATATGGAGTGGCTGTATGCTTTCATACATGGGATTTTCTCCAAATGTAAACTTTGGAAGTGTTCTTCGAACCTGAACACCTTATCAGTATACTCCACTTGTAGACTTTGAAATGAAATCACATAATTTCACATTTTTCTTGTATGTTAACAGCAAAGTCGACCTTAGAGTTATCAGAAA
Encoded proteins:
- the LOC131593571 gene encoding uncharacterized protein LOC131593571 isoform X3, whose product is MSLLCAKIAPHFNSTSLSHHHHQFHLQRLNCFSRKCATFFMHNRLPDLNNNTHLRLCSSNTNGNTYELSDSSSHDGSEENNESKKGKSLSINEIMKKLKRYGVSGILSYGLLNTAYYLTTFLFVWFYIAPAPGKMGYRPAVERFLKLLAMVWAGSQVTKLLRAAGALALAPFVDRGLTWFTNKFKFQSQGKAFAAIVGFCFGLALIVFLVITLLWA
- the LOC131593571 gene encoding uncharacterized protein LOC131593571 isoform X1, with the protein product MSLLCAKIAPHFNSTSLSHHHHQVSFSSSILNLFSHSITNLSNFPFFGLKFHLQRLNCFSRKCATFFMHNRLPDLNNNTHLRLCSSNTNGNVSQTYELSDSSSHDGSEENNESKKGKSLSINEIMKKLKRYGVSGILSYGLLNTAYYLTTFLFVWFYIAPAPGKMGYRPAVERFLKLLAMVWAGSQVTKLLRAAGALALAPFVDRGLTWFTNKFKFQSQGKAFAAIVGFCFGLALIVFLVITLLWA
- the LOC131593571 gene encoding uncharacterized protein LOC131593571 isoform X2 encodes the protein MSLLCAKIAPHFNSTSLSHHHHQFHLQRLNCFSRKCATFFMHNRLPDLNNNTHLRLCSSNTNGNVSQTYELSDSSSHDGSEENNESKKGKSLSINEIMKKLKRYGVSGILSYGLLNTAYYLTTFLFVWFYIAPAPGKMGYRPAVERFLKLLAMVWAGSQVTKLLRAAGALALAPFVDRGLTWFTNKFKFQSQGKAFAAIVGFCFGLALIVFLVITLLWA